One genomic segment of Candidatus Saccharimonas sp. includes these proteins:
- a CDS encoding DNA-binding protein, protein MTYIFNKLTPKNDIEIDESQIKAMRFVLSEKDITNVAISGNYGAGKSSFIETYKTKDETFNPIHLSLSHFTRENKDESENESDDKFNTITTNEQVNILEGKVINQLLHRIDPNDIPMTIFKSKQNPSNTNIGYWTALLAGLLFMILFLVNYNIIASTLVTTIPPLPRIGAISRLVAYAVTVIGAISRLVAYAVTVFILYKIIYQLVKLQFHQKLLRNISFKGAGISGQIEVFQNSNISYFDKYLDDVLYLFENCKTNVIIFEDIDRFETNLIFEKLREINTLVNGKKKNGEKLLFIYLIKDDMFISRERTKFFDFVIPIIPVITSSNAGERFTDILKDMHLENTLDKKFLQKISIYVDEMRLAYNICNEFAFYRSALSDTEKADKLQLVDEKLFAMIVYKNIFPKDFSYLQMNSGLVYKLLQEEISLKKHKREKLNKEISTLKSRIMEAEQEFSRNKLELYSIFLKVPEGREAIKVDGKLESEFPNRIEFIRELLKEGVEIKSTSSGYSYNYDQIENFDNIFPNDEEFQNRLKKLEDREKINSLNDELISFRKELSEVSSEKIAHLLERSSFDDICSQAEFGYLKSDEKLSMIFFLIQNGYIDKGYSDYITYFYPNTLKKEDKEFLIAVQGDNILEEDYSLTEISEVYDRLDDSDFNHASILNYDLLKYTLTEGKIQERINSYIVEERYEFLNRYLQNETIEIDYRISLIVELLKSDKKTLRILLLSDNILNRDKVYITNLLLSLTNLSLYTLDSKLVDVLVIFIEENWKSIQESFDNFSDPLKVDNSQIQANLSKLNVKITDFDFNGSHGSMSQYVYDHNLYAINMANITNLISYLDSSITEEQVKNQPISITKLFKELSEYIQENIEDYVKQIIRFSGNSINDKLPDVYEILNNKEVVEETRIDYMKCLSDEILNVTLLETMPMIDAAFKFNKIICNTQNLMDSFNEYEEWNELLLDFVNSKLNIRFEKTIFDKYSEEQQRLFFRKTAMCNKLKDEHYRNILSVIGRELTSLPDKDIDESKINILIKTRSVSSEFSVDVLKSLRERYPNQVNIYILEYIDSYIQEFTDINVYNEEEALQVLDENITIEDAISIVDCFKTNISIQNKAYSAKLQGHILKNRFDEDDLEYIVSNYSDFSKEVQKIIENISQTHIDDILSGEITVDTSLLKKIISIDDIDIESRQILLSKQLSNFTALELNEQLQKVRLLEIYNNLMSNISKSKNPKLTITEVNEGILEYLKSEGKISSYHEEDSFYRVYSKRNG, encoded by the coding sequence ATGACCTACATTTTTAATAAATTAACGCCAAAAAATGATATAGAAATTGATGAATCACAGATAAAGGCGATGCGTTTTGTTTTATCTGAAAAAGATATAACGAATGTTGCTATATCGGGAAATTATGGCGCAGGGAAAAGTAGTTTTATTGAAACATATAAGACGAAGGATGAGACTTTTAATCCTATTCATCTCTCGCTTTCTCATTTTACTCGAGAGAATAAAGATGAAAGTGAGAACGAGAGTGATGATAAGTTTAATACGATAACTACCAATGAACAGGTTAATATCCTAGAGGGAAAAGTCATAAATCAATTACTTCATAGAATTGACCCAAATGATATTCCAATGACTATTTTTAAATCAAAACAAAATCCAAGCAATACCAATATTGGATATTGGACTGCGTTGTTAGCTGGCCTTCTTTTCATGATACTATTCTTAGTTAATTATAATATTATCGCTTCAACTTTAGTTACTACTATCCCTCCATTACCTAGAATTGGAGCAATTAGCCGATTAGTGGCTTATGCTGTGACTGTAATTGGAGCAATTAGCCGATTAGTGGCTTATGCTGTGACTGTATTTATCTTATATAAAATCATATATCAATTAGTTAAGCTTCAGTTTCATCAAAAACTACTTCGAAATATATCTTTCAAAGGTGCGGGAATTTCGGGTCAAATAGAAGTTTTCCAAAATTCGAATATCTCATATTTTGACAAGTATTTAGATGATGTATTATATTTGTTTGAAAATTGTAAAACTAATGTTATTATTTTTGAGGATATTGATAGGTTTGAAACCAATCTAATCTTTGAGAAGCTACGAGAAATCAATACGCTTGTAAATGGTAAAAAGAAAAATGGCGAAAAACTATTATTTATTTACTTAATCAAAGATGATATGTTTATCTCTCGAGAACGTACGAAGTTTTTTGATTTTGTTATTCCTATAATACCTGTAATTACTTCATCTAATGCTGGAGAGCGTTTTACGGATATTTTGAAAGATATGCATCTCGAAAACACCTTAGATAAAAAATTTCTTCAAAAAATCTCTATTTACGTGGATGAAATGCGTCTTGCTTATAATATTTGTAATGAATTTGCCTTTTATCGTTCAGCATTATCAGACACGGAGAAGGCTGATAAACTTCAGCTCGTTGATGAAAAATTATTTGCAATGATTGTCTATAAGAATATATTTCCAAAAGACTTTTCATATTTACAAATGAATTCGGGTTTAGTGTACAAACTCCTACAAGAGGAGATTAGTCTAAAAAAACACAAAAGAGAAAAATTAAATAAAGAAATATCAACGCTTAAAAGTAGAATTATGGAGGCTGAACAAGAATTTTCAAGAAATAAATTAGAGCTTTATTCTATATTTTTAAAAGTGCCAGAAGGTAGAGAGGCGATTAAGGTTGATGGAAAGCTCGAGAGTGAGTTCCCAAATAGAATTGAGTTTATTAGGGAATTACTCAAGGAAGGCGTTGAAATTAAGTCCACATCATCTGGTTACAGCTATAACTATGATCAAATAGAGAACTTTGATAATATTTTTCCGAACGATGAAGAGTTTCAAAATCGACTAAAAAAACTAGAAGACAGGGAAAAAATCAATTCACTAAATGACGAACTCATTTCATTTCGTAAAGAATTATCTGAGGTTTCTTCAGAAAAAATTGCACATCTCTTAGAGCGTTCCAGTTTTGACGATATATGCTCTCAAGCAGAATTTGGATATCTAAAATCTGATGAAAAGCTTTCTATGATTTTTTTCTTGATTCAGAACGGTTATATAGATAAGGGATATTCGGATTATATTACTTATTTTTATCCGAATACACTAAAAAAGGAAGATAAAGAATTTCTTATTGCAGTTCAGGGAGATAATATTTTAGAAGAAGATTATTCGCTAACTGAAATTTCTGAGGTTTACGACCGATTGGATGATTCAGATTTTAATCACGCTTCAATCCTGAACTATGATTTATTGAAATATACTTTGACTGAAGGTAAAATTCAAGAACGTATTAATTCGTATATAGTAGAGGAACGTTATGAATTTTTAAATAGATACTTACAAAATGAAACAATTGAAATAGATTATCGAATTTCTTTAATTGTAGAACTTTTGAAGTCTGATAAGAAAACACTGAGAATTTTACTGTTATCAGATAATATTTTGAATAGGGATAAAGTCTATATTACTAACTTGTTGTTATCGCTGACCAACTTGAGTCTCTATACTCTTGACTCTAAACTAGTAGATGTTTTAGTAATTTTTATTGAGGAGAATTGGAAATCAATTCAGGAAAGTTTTGATAATTTTAGCGACCCATTAAAGGTAGATAACTCGCAAATTCAAGCTAATTTGTCAAAGTTGAATGTTAAAATTACTGATTTTGACTTCAATGGGTCTCATGGATCAATGAGCCAATATGTGTATGATCACAATCTGTATGCAATAAATATGGCAAATATTACTAATCTTATAAGTTATCTAGATTCTTCAATTACTGAGGAACAGGTTAAAAATCAACCAATTAGTATAACTAAGTTATTTAAAGAACTGAGCGAGTATATCCAAGAAAATATTGAAGATTATGTTAAACAAATTATTCGGTTTTCTGGCAATTCGATTAATGATAAGTTACCTGATGTCTATGAGATATTAAACAATAAAGAGGTAGTTGAAGAGACCCGAATTGACTATATGAAATGTCTTTCAGATGAAATACTTAACGTAACACTCCTTGAAACAATGCCGATGATTGACGCCGCGTTTAAGTTCAATAAAATTATCTGCAATACTCAAAATTTAATGGATTCATTCAATGAATACGAGGAATGGAACGAATTGCTTCTCGATTTTGTTAATTCGAAGTTGAACATACGTTTTGAAAAAACAATTTTTGATAAATACTCAGAAGAGCAACAAAGACTGTTCTTTAGGAAAACGGCTATGTGCAATAAGTTGAAGGATGAACATTATAGAAATATATTATCGGTAATCGGGCGGGAGCTTACATCACTCCCCGATAAAGATATTGATGAAAGTAAGATTAATATTCTTATAAAAACTAGATCTGTATCTTCTGAATTTAGTGTTGATGTACTGAAAAGTTTGCGAGAAAGATACCCAAATCAAGTAAATATTTATATTTTAGAGTATATAGATAGTTATATTCAGGAATTTACAGATATAAATGTTTATAATGAAGAAGAGGCTCTTCAGGTATTAGATGAGAATATTACTATCGAAGATGCGATTTCTATAGTGGATTGCTTTAAAACTAATATCAGCATCCAAAATAAAGCGTACAGTGCTAAACTACAAGGTCATATTTTAAAAAATCGTTTCGATGAGGATGATTTAGAATATATTGTGTCTAATTATTCTGACTTCAGTAAGGAGGTTCAGAAAATTATTGAAAATATTTCGCAAACCCATATTGATGATATTCTAAGTGGTGAAATTACGGTAGACACTTCGCTATTAAAAAAGATAATTTCTATAGACGATATAGATATCGAGAGTCGTCAAATCTTATTAAGTAAACAGCTATCGAATTTTACTGCCTTAG
- a CDS encoding HIT domain-containing protein, whose protein sequence is MQEKSIFTRIIEGEIPCHKIYEDEKVFAMLDIEPLSNGHVLVIPKKQVDLLWDLEKDDYDYLWQITKKIAQKIQAEMKPIRVGVIVEGFGVPHAHIHLVPLYDKNVLQLHHGYPAETASEELTKITQKIAFEK, encoded by the coding sequence ATGCAAGAAAAATCAATTTTTACACGAATTATTGAGGGAGAAATCCCCTGCCACAAGATTTATGAAGACGAAAAAGTTTTCGCAATGCTTGACATTGAGCCGCTTTCGAACGGCCATGTTTTGGTTATTCCAAAAAAACAAGTTGATTTGCTTTGGGATTTAGAGAAAGATGATTATGATTATCTGTGGCAAATTACTAAAAAAATTGCCCAGAAAATTCAAGCTGAAATGAAGCCGATCCGTGTGGGTGTTATCGTTGAAGGTTTCGGCGTGCCACATGCGCATATTCACCTTGTTCCGCTTTATGATAAAAATGTTTTGCAGCTCCACCACGGCTACCCCGCCGAAACTGCTTCTGAAGAATTAACGAAAATTACACAAAAAATTGCTTTCGAAAAATAA
- a CDS encoding 23S rRNA (pseudouridine(1915)-N(3))-methyltransferase RlmH, protein MKIIAIGKKHEKWVASGIEMFEKRLKKPFEVEWQILAHSNFAEEKAREEETQRILAKIKPSDFVILLDERGKNISSPELAKMLSNGFVNSQNFVIIIGGAFGVSEELRKRANFVWSLSKLVFPHQIVRLILVEQVYRAQEISSGGKYHHE, encoded by the coding sequence ATGAAAATTATTGCGATTGGTAAAAAACATGAAAAATGGGTTGCAAGCGGAATTGAAATGTTCGAAAAACGATTAAAAAAACCGTTTGAAGTGGAGTGGCAAATTTTAGCGCATTCGAATTTTGCCGAAGAAAAAGCGCGCGAAGAAGAAACCCAGCGAATTTTAGCAAAAATTAAACCGAGCGATTTTGTGATTTTACTGGATGAGCGTGGTAAAAATATTTCTAGCCCAGAGCTCGCCAAAATGCTTTCGAACGGATTTGTGAATTCGCAGAATTTTGTGATTATTATTGGTGGAGCTTTTGGTGTGTCTGAAGAACTTAGAAAGCGTGCAAATTTTGTTTGGAGCCTTTCGAAATTAGTTTTTCCGCATCAAATTGTGCGCTTAATTTTGGTTGAACAAGTTTATCGTGCGCAAGAAATTTCTTCTGGCGGAAAATATCACCATGAATAA
- a CDS encoding ABC transporter ATP-binding protein gives MAKNEKEIVRLRNLKKRFGVGDAENYALNGVNLSIKQGEFIIIMGPSGCGKTTLLNTIGLLDRATEGDYVLDGQNVARMSRRNQAKIRSEKIGFIFQNFNLIPRLTVIENVALPLVYKGIGKVKRLEKASEVLKQFHLGEREFYMPWQLSGGQTQRVAIARALVNKPSIILADEPTGNLDSKSSHIIMEELAEVHEKGNTIIMVTHNPDLMAYATRIITMFDGKIDTDVKKKPAKKSSKKDEKLNTLDKIEKVEEKIDEIKEELGV, from the coding sequence ATGGCGAAAAATGAAAAAGAGATTGTTAGACTTCGAAATTTGAAAAAGCGTTTTGGTGTTGGTGATGCTGAGAATTATGCTTTAAATGGTGTGAATTTAAGTATTAAACAGGGCGAATTCATTATAATTATGGGGCCTTCTGGTTGTGGAAAGACCACACTTTTAAATACAATTGGTCTTCTTGATCGTGCAACTGAGGGAGATTATGTTCTTGACGGGCAGAACGTTGCACGAATGTCGCGCCGCAACCAAGCTAAAATTCGAAGTGAAAAAATCGGTTTTATTTTTCAAAATTTTAATTTAATTCCCCGCCTAACTGTAATTGAAAATGTGGCTTTACCACTGGTTTATAAAGGAATTGGAAAAGTTAAACGGCTCGAAAAAGCTTCAGAAGTTTTAAAGCAATTTCATCTTGGTGAGCGCGAGTTCTATATGCCGTGGCAACTTTCTGGTGGGCAAACTCAGCGCGTAGCAATTGCGCGGGCGCTCGTGAATAAGCCTTCAATTATCCTTGCTGATGAGCCAACAGGAAATCTTGATTCGAAAAGTTCGCATATTATTATGGAAGAGCTTGCTGAAGTTCATGAAAAAGGCAACACAATTATTATGGTAACGCATAATCCAGATTTAATGGCTTATGCAACACGAATTATTACAATGTTCGATGGCAAAATTGATACCGATGTTAAGAAAAAACCTGCAAAAAAATCTTCGAAAAAAGATGAAAAGCTAAATACGCTCGATAAAATTGAAAAAGTTGAAGAAAAAATTGATGAAATTAAAGAAGAATTGGGAGTTTAA
- a CDS encoding ABC transporter permease — MSLRVLKTNIENAFESLQANRLRTFLTMLGVMIGISSVVIIFSLSGGVSSMISNQIIAEGESLAVVRPKELTTNNKNVITNLATSRNFTQSSIKNEDLGLISKVKDVLAVAPLANFSAKVKGDGDEKYANLLATSPNLDQTVGLKVREGQFIAESANANTVVIGNQMAIDLFGTTQALGKEITMKGEKFIVIGVLAHQSSSINFSNVDFNNTAIIPYVTAKRIIGENLQIQQVNIRVKSINNLNQVQQEIEKGMLKNHNGEKDFEVLTGKNISHPSDKFIELSTFILAIVASISLVVGGIGIMNIMLVNVSERTREIGIRKALGANNRHILFQFLTESMIISLSGGFFGYLIGYAFSFGVSVFLPFSPVISWQIAVLVCGISMLVGVIFGLYPAFRAARKDPIISLRQYL; from the coding sequence ATGAGCTTGCGAGTTTTAAAAACTAATATTGAAAATGCATTTGAATCGTTGCAAGCCAACCGTTTGCGAACTTTTCTTACAATGCTAGGTGTAATGATTGGAATTTCTAGTGTTGTGATAATTTTTTCACTTTCGGGCGGGGTTAGCTCAATGATTTCGAATCAAATTATAGCCGAGGGTGAATCTTTGGCTGTGGTTCGACCAAAAGAATTGACCACAAATAATAAAAATGTTATTACAAATTTGGCAACTTCTCGAAATTTTACACAGAGTTCAATCAAAAATGAAGATTTAGGCTTAATTTCGAAAGTAAAAGATGTTTTAGCTGTAGCACCGCTTGCGAATTTTTCAGCAAAAGTTAAGGGTGATGGAGATGAAAAATATGCAAATTTGCTAGCAACCAGCCCAAACCTTGACCAAACTGTAGGTTTGAAAGTTCGTGAAGGCCAATTTATTGCAGAAAGTGCCAATGCAAACACTGTTGTGATTGGTAATCAAATGGCGATTGATTTGTTTGGTACAACTCAGGCTTTAGGAAAAGAAATCACAATGAAAGGTGAAAAATTTATTGTGATTGGTGTTTTAGCTCATCAAAGTTCATCAATTAACTTTAGTAATGTTGATTTTAACAATACAGCGATTATTCCATATGTGACTGCAAAACGAATTATCGGTGAAAATCTCCAGATTCAGCAAGTGAATATTCGTGTGAAAAGTATTAATAATTTAAATCAAGTTCAGCAAGAAATTGAAAAAGGAATGTTAAAAAACCACAATGGCGAAAAAGATTTCGAAGTTTTGACTGGTAAAAATATTTCGCATCCATCAGACAAATTTATTGAGCTTTCAACATTTATTTTGGCAATTGTGGCGAGTATCTCACTAGTTGTTGGTGGAATTGGCATTATGAATATTATGCTCGTGAATGTAAGTGAGCGAACGAGAGAAATTGGTATTCGAAAAGCGCTTGGTGCAAATAATCGGCACATTTTGTTTCAATTTTTAACAGAATCAATGATAATTTCATTAAGTGGCGGATTTTTTGGTTATCTCATTGGTTATGCATTTTCTTTTGGAGTGAGTGTATTTCTACCGTTTAGTCCGGTTATTTCTTGGCAAATTGCTGTTTTGGTTTGCGGAATTTCGATGTTGGTTGGTGTAATCTTTGGCCTTTATCCTGCCTTCCGTGCAGCTCGAAAAGATCCGATCATTAGTTTACGCCAATATTTATAA
- a CDS encoding pilin: MKNFKQVSKISISGFVASTFPATFLALNAFATGGIFSGGVQGGADKGRGEGVPTQLFGEGNTGIFTQMVNMMLFAVGILSVIMLIYGGLRYILSNGDSKKVDAAKNTILYAIVGLIIAMLSYAIINFIISLFLGGAGTGFGGSSNGANGIPPTNV; encoded by the coding sequence ATGAAGAATTTTAAACAAGTTTCGAAAATCTCAATCAGCGGTTTTGTAGCTTCTACATTTCCTGCAACCTTCTTGGCATTAAATGCTTTTGCAACCGGTGGAATATTTAGCGGTGGCGTTCAAGGCGGAGCTGATAAAGGACGTGGCGAAGGTGTTCCAACTCAACTTTTCGGTGAAGGCAACACTGGAATTTTCACCCAAATGGTGAATATGATGCTTTTTGCAGTTGGAATTTTAAGTGTTATAATGTTAATTTATGGCGGTTTACGCTATATACTATCAAACGGCGATTCGAAAAAGGTTGATGCTGCAAAAAATACAATTCTTTATGCAATCGTTGGTTTAATTATTGCAATGCTTTCTTATGCAATTATTAACTTCATTATTAGCTTATTCTTAGGAGGAGCCGGAACTGGTTTTGGCGGTAGCTCAAATGGAGCAAATGGTATTCCTCCAACAAATGTTTAA
- the pnp gene encoding polyribonucleotide nucleotidyltransferase, giving the protein MIINPTGKSVISVSTDFLGRKLTLEVGKVGFRSTASVIAKYGETVVLGTVQLGSKPVALDYFPLSIDYEEKWYASGRISGSRFIKREGRPSDDAILIGRLIDRPIRPLFPKGYREEVQIVATVLSADPEFRPDMIAMIAASSALHLAGVPFDGPVAGLRIGKVNGEFKAFLNTEERENSSLDLVVAGIKSGITMVEAGANEVPEEEIIAGLAWAFENFQPAIKLQNELRAKYIEAGYFEERKFELILPDEEISKEVEAWTEGKFGSKIREAYPKYNQNITEIREKFHSEMLEKFGEEVYEEIRKDYDEAFTLAVHKAVRKGIVEDGERPDGRALDEIRPLSSEIDFLPRAHGSSLFTRGVTQAMNIVTLAPLSYSQLVDTMEFNEIERRYMHHYNAPGYTVGEPRRLGSPGRREIGHGYLAQRALEAVLPSEEDFPYAIRSVTEIMSQNGSTSMAATCSSCMALMSAGVPLKNAVSGIAMGLMMDGETPYILSDIADAEDFAGDMDFKCTGSKNGITALQMDMKVHGLPVSVLEKAILTSRKGREHILRHMLSVISEPKAELSPYAPRIEKIKINPDKIGAIIGKGGETINKITSETGAEVDIKEDGLITIASPNAEQIEKALNWIKSLVEEPEVGKIYHGKVVSIKDFGAFVNILPGIDGMLHISQISEKRTEKVTDVLKQNQEIWVKLDKIDEKGRLNLTMKGVKQ; this is encoded by the coding sequence ATGATTATAAACCCAACGGGCAAGAGCGTGATTTCGGTTAGTACTGATTTTTTGGGGCGAAAATTAACGTTAGAAGTTGGTAAAGTTGGTTTTCGTTCAACCGCGAGCGTGATTGCAAAATACGGTGAAACTGTGGTTTTAGGAACAGTTCAGCTGGGCTCAAAACCAGTAGCTTTAGATTATTTTCCGCTATCAATTGATTATGAAGAAAAATGGTATGCCAGCGGACGAATTTCTGGTTCACGATTCATCAAGCGTGAAGGGCGACCAAGCGACGATGCAATTTTAATTGGGCGCTTGATTGACCGACCAATTCGACCACTCTTTCCAAAAGGCTATCGCGAGGAAGTGCAGATTGTCGCAACTGTTCTTTCCGCCGACCCAGAATTTCGCCCAGATATGATTGCAATGATTGCAGCCTCAAGCGCACTTCATCTAGCTGGCGTGCCGTTTGATGGCCCAGTTGCTGGGCTCCGAATCGGTAAAGTGAATGGCGAGTTTAAAGCCTTTCTAAATACTGAGGAGCGCGAAAATTCCTCGCTCGATTTAGTTGTAGCTGGAATCAAAAGCGGAATTACCATGGTTGAAGCGGGTGCAAATGAAGTTCCTGAAGAAGAAATTATTGCAGGGCTCGCTTGGGCTTTTGAGAATTTTCAGCCAGCAATTAAACTCCAAAATGAACTTCGCGCCAAATATATCGAGGCAGGTTATTTTGAAGAGAGAAAATTTGAGCTTATTTTGCCAGATGAAGAAATTTCGAAAGAAGTTGAAGCCTGGACAGAAGGAAAATTCGGCTCCAAGATTCGTGAAGCCTACCCAAAATATAACCAAAATATTACCGAAATTCGTGAAAAATTCCACTCAGAAATGCTCGAAAAATTTGGCGAAGAAGTTTATGAAGAAATTCGAAAAGATTACGACGAGGCTTTCACTTTGGCGGTTCATAAAGCTGTTCGAAAGGGAATTGTGGAAGATGGTGAGCGACCAGATGGGCGAGCTCTAGATGAAATCCGCCCGCTTTCAAGCGAAATCGACTTTTTGCCACGCGCGCACGGTTCGAGTTTATTTACTCGTGGCGTAACTCAAGCAATGAATATAGTGACACTTGCGCCACTTTCATATTCGCAACTGGTTGACACAATGGAATTTAACGAAATTGAACGCCGTTATATGCATCACTATAACGCTCCTGGTTACACTGTCGGTGAACCGCGTCGATTAGGTAGCCCTGGTCGCCGTGAAATCGGCCACGGGTATTTAGCTCAGCGCGCTTTGGAAGCAGTTTTGCCGAGCGAAGAGGATTTCCCTTATGCAATTCGTAGCGTAACTGAAATTATGAGCCAGAATGGTTCAACATCAATGGCCGCAACCTGCTCAAGTTGTATGGCGCTAATGAGTGCTGGTGTGCCACTAAAAAATGCGGTTTCTGGAATTGCAATGGGGCTCATGATGGACGGTGAAACGCCTTATATTTTAAGTGATATTGCCGACGCAGAAGATTTTGCTGGCGATATGGACTTCAAATGTACAGGTTCAAAAAATGGAATTACCGCACTACAAATGGATATGAAAGTTCACGGTTTACCGGTTTCAGTTCTTGAAAAAGCAATTTTAACCTCTCGTAAAGGCCGAGAACATATTCTGCGCCATATGCTGAGCGTAATTTCTGAGCCAAAAGCTGAGCTTTCGCCATATGCACCACGAATCGAAAAAATTAAAATCAATCCCGATAAAATTGGTGCAATTATTGGTAAGGGTGGTGAAACAATCAATAAAATCACTTCTGAAACTGGAGCCGAAGTCGACATCAAAGAAGATGGCTTAATCACAATTGCCAGCCCTAACGCCGAGCAAATCGAAAAAGCCCTCAACTGGATTAAATCTTTGGTTGAAGAGCCAGAAGTTGGTAAAATCTACCACGGAAAAGTGGTTTCGATCAAGGATTTTGGCGCTTTCGTAAATATCCTACCCGGAATTGACGGAATGCTGCATATCTCACAAATATCTGAAAAGCGAACTGAAAAAGTGACTGATGTTTTAAAACAAAATCAAGAAATTTGGGTTAAACTAGATAAAATTGACGAAAAGGGAAGATTAAACCTCACAATGAAAGGTGTTAAGCAATAA
- the rpsO gene encoding 30S ribosomal protein S15, whose amino-acid sequence MITKENKEKAIALTQVSKNDVGSPQAQVSILTARIKEVTEHLKSNKHDFMARRGLMQMVGRRKKLLKYLERKDFEAYKAVVSKLGLRK is encoded by the coding sequence ATGATTACTAAAGAGAATAAAGAGAAGGCAATCGCTTTGACTCAGGTTTCAAAGAATGACGTTGGTTCGCCACAGGCACAAGTGTCAATCTTGACGGCTCGTATCAAAGAAGTGACGGAACACCTTAAATCAAACAAGCACGACTTCATGGCTCGACGCGGTTTGATGCAAATGGTTGGTCGCCGTAAAAAACTTCTAAAATATCTTGAACGAAAAGATTTTGAAGCCTACAAAGCTGTTGTTTCTAAATTAGGTTTGCGAAAATAA